The following are encoded in a window of Arthrobacter antioxidans genomic DNA:
- a CDS encoding pyridoxamine 5'-phosphate oxidase family protein, which translates to MSTTPRQDSYWDMPGALHASEALTPSQCWALATTQSLGRLGFFHEGFLNIFPVNYFVLDEHLYFRTRADGTIASSYLEHAGFQVDLTDRNTQSGWTVLANGPATRVEDPALLTTLWGKVSEEPWAPGLRDLFYEMAPIRLRGRRLSTAR; encoded by the coding sequence GTGTCAACAACGCCACGCCAGGACAGCTACTGGGACATGCCCGGCGCCCTTCATGCGTCGGAAGCCCTCACCCCGTCGCAGTGCTGGGCGCTGGCTACGACGCAGTCGCTCGGGCGTCTCGGCTTCTTCCACGAGGGGTTCCTGAACATCTTCCCCGTCAACTACTTCGTGCTCGATGAGCACCTGTATTTCCGGACCAGGGCCGACGGCACCATTGCCAGCAGCTATCTCGAGCACGCAGGATTCCAGGTCGACCTCACCGACCGGAACACCCAGAGCGGGTGGACCGTCCTGGCCAACGGACCAGCCACCCGCGTGGAGGACCCGGCCCTCCTGACCACCCTGTGGGGGAAAGTGTCGGAGGAGCCGTGGGCGCCCGGTCTGCGCGACCTCTTCTACGAGATGGCGCCGATCCGGCTGCGTGGTCGTCGCCTCTCGACCGCACGCTAG
- a CDS encoding BON domain-containing protein, whose amino-acid sequence MTMSLDNHALGGGRRRAADDHASLEDLLRQAVRRAADCASLDITVTEGIVMLSGVVLRREDRSRAGFACWCDPTVRAVYNNLTVASSPA is encoded by the coding sequence ATGACGATGTCACTCGACAACCATGCCCTCGGGGGTGGCAGAAGGCGCGCAGCAGATGATCACGCGTCACTCGAGGACCTTCTGCGCCAGGCGGTGCGCCGCGCAGCCGACTGCGCGAGCCTCGACATCACCGTGACCGAGGGCATCGTGATGCTCTCCGGGGTGGTGCTACGGCGCGAGGACAGGTCGCGCGCCGGTTTCGCCTGCTGGTGTGACCCGACCGTCCGCGCCGTCTACAACAACCTGACCGTCGCCTCGAGCCCTGCGTGA